The Fragaria vesca subsp. vesca linkage group LG2, FraVesHawaii_1.0, whole genome shotgun sequence genome includes a window with the following:
- the LOC101313750 gene encoding uncharacterized protein LOC101313750, whose product MEEDEEETFFVGQEFPDVKVFRNAIKEAAIAQHFELRIIKSDLIRYFAKCAAEACPWRIRAVKLPNAPTFAIRSLEGKHTCGRNALNGHHQASIDWIVSFIEQRLRDNINYKPKDILHDIHQQYGITIPYKQAWRAKERGLAAIYGSSEEGYCLLPLYCDEIKKTNRGSIAEVFTTGPDHRFQRLFVSFYSSIYGFLNGCLPVIGLGGIHLKSKYLGTLLSATSFDAEGALFPLAFGVVDEENDESWMWFLSELHKALEMNTPDMPQFTFISETQKGIADAVRRKFPHSVHDICIRHLSESIGKEFKNPRLVHLLWKAAQATTTIGFKEKMAEIEEVSLDAAKWLQQFHPSRWAFMYFEGTRYGHFSSNIEEFNKWILEARELPVIQVIERIHGKLMTEFEERRKQSNSWFSFLAPSAENYILEAISRASTYQVLRSDQVEFEILSADRSDIVNIGTRCCSCRDWQLYGLPCSHAVAALISCRKDVYAFTERCFTAASYRETYAGAINPIEAKPRWVKTEEAAMTDDDDTRVFVRPPKIRRLPGRPEKKRICVEDINPGKHTVRCSLCNQTGHYKTTCKERL is encoded by the coding sequence ATGGAGGAGGATGAGGAGGAGACATTTTTTGTTGGTCAGGAGTTCCCTGATGTCAAGGTCTTTAGGAATGCGATTAAAGAAGCAGCAATTGCACAGCACTTTGAGCTTCGTATAATAAAGAGTGATCTTATCCGCTACTTTGCCAAGTGTGCTGCTGAGGCTTGTCCTTGGCGCATTCGTGCTGTGAAGCTTCCTAATGCCCCGACATTTGCGATAAGAAGTCTGGAAGGGAAGCACACTTGTGGTAGAAATGCACTCAATGGGCACCATCAGGCGTCTATTGATTGGATAGTCAGTTTTATTGAGCAACGTCTGCGGGATAACATTAATTACAAGCCAAAGGATATATTGCATGATATCCATCAGCAATATGGGATTACCATACCATATAAGCAGGCTTGGCGTGCAAAGGAACGGGGACTTGCTGCGATATATGGATCTTCCGAGGAAGGGTATTGCCTTCTTCCTTTGTACTGTGATGAAATAAAGAAGACCAACCGTGGTAGCATTGCTGAGGTGTTTACTACTGGTCCAGATCACCGGTTCCAGCGATTATTTGTTTCCTTTTATTCATCCATTTATGGATTTCTGAATGGTTGTTTGCCCGTTATTGGGCTTGGTGGAATCCATCTTAAGAGCAAATATCTGGGTACTTTACTTTCTGCAACTTCTTTCGATGCTGAGGGGGCTTTATTTCCACTTGCATTCGGTGTTGTTGATGAAGAAAATGATGAGAGCTGGATGTGGTTCTTGTCAGAGTTGCACAAGGCACTAGAGATGAACACCCCAGATATGCCACAGTTCACATTTATATCGGAGACACAGAAGGGCATTGCAGATGCAGTGAGAAGGAAATTCCCACATTCTGTACATGATATTTGCATTCGCCACTTGAGTGAAAGCATTGGAAAAGAATTCAAGAACCCAAGGCTCGTACATCTGTTATGGAAAGCTGCACAAGCCACTACTACCATTGGTTTCAAAGAAAAAATGGCTGAAATAGAGGAGGTATCTTTGGATGCTGCAAAATGGCTACAACAATTTCATCCTTCCCGCTGGGCATTCATGTATTTTGAAGGAACTCGTTATGGTCATTTCTCATCAAATATTGAGGAGTTCAATAAATGGATTCTGGAAGCTCGTGAACTGCCTGTAATTCAGGTGATTGAGAGGATTCATGGTAAATTGATGACAGAGTTTGAAGAACGGCGGAAGCAAAGTAATTCTTGGTTTTCCTTCCTTGCTCCATCTGCTGAGAACTATATTTTAGAAGCCATCAGCCGTGCATCCACATATCAGGTCCTTCGATCAGATCAAGTTGAATTTGAGATCCTCTCAGCTGATCGATCAGACATTGTGAATATTGGAACCCGTTGTTGTTCCTGCCGCGATTGGCAGCTATATGGTTTACCATGTTCCCATGCTGTTGCTGCCCTCATCTCATGTCGGAAAGATGTATATGCCTTTACAGAGAGATGTTTTACTGCAGCAAGTTACCGTGAGACGTATGCTGGAGCGATAAATCCTATTGAAGCAAAACCTCGATGGGTAAAGACAGAAGAGGCTGCAATGACTGATGATGATGATACTCGAGTTTTTGTACGACCCCCAAAGATTCGTAGACTGCCAGGGCGCCCCGAAAAGAAACGGATTTGTGTAGAGGACATTAATCCAGGCAAACATACTGTACGTTGCAGTCTGTGTAACCAAACTGGACATTATAAGACAACCTGCAAAGAGAGATTGTGA
- the LOC101314036 gene encoding LL-diaminopimelate aminotransferase, chloroplastic-like translates to MALSQASIASSSSAFFAQTALDFKAQTVAVPAKTVGVCKCVAAPEKTEYKTQVNRNANMAKLQAGYLFPEIARRRNAHLQKHPDAKIIPLGIGDTTEPIPEYITSAMAKRALAMSTLEGYSGYGPEQGEKPLRVAIAKTFYGDLGIEEDDIFVSDGAKCDISRLQVLFGADKTIAVQDPSYPAYVDSSVIMGQTGQYQKSVEKFGNIEYMRCTPDNGFFPDLSSTKRTDIIFFCSPNNPTGSAATREQLTQLVKFAKDNGSIIVYDSAYAMYMSDDNPRSIFEIPGAKDVALETSSFSKYAGFTGVRLGWTVVPKQLQYSDGFPVAKDFNRIVCTCFNGASTIVQAGGLACLQPEGLKAMHGVINFYKENTKIIMETFNSLGFNVYGGTNAPYVWVHFPGQSSWDVFAEILEKTHVVTTPGSGFGPGGEGFIRVSAFGHRENILEACKRFKQLYK, encoded by the exons ATGGCACTGAGTCAAGCTTCAATCGCGTCGTCTTCGTCGGCCTTCTTCGCTCAGACCGCCTTGGATTTCAA GGCGCAGACCGTCGCGGTTCCCGCCAAAACCGTCGGCGTCTGCAAATGCGTCGCCGCTCCGGAGAAGACAG AGTACAAGACTCAGGTGAATCGCAATGCCAACATGGCCAAGCTTCAAGCCGGTTATCTTTTTCCAGAG ATTGCGAGGAGGAGGAATGCGCACTTGCAGAAGCACCCTGATGCGAAGATAATTCCACTTGGAATTGGAGATACTACCGAGCCAATTCCAGAATATATAACCTCTGCAATGGCAAAG AGAGCACTTGCCATGTCCACCCTAGAGGGTTACAGTGGTTATGGACCTGAACAAGGTGAAAAG CCACTGAGAGTTGCAATTGCTAAAACGTTTTATGGCGACCTTGGCATAGAGGAAGATGACATATTTGTTTCTGATGGGGCAAAATGTGACATATCCCGCCTTCAG GTTCTTTTTGGGGCGGATAAAACAATAGCAGTGCAAGATCCATCGTATCCG GCTTATGTAGATTCAAGTGTTATTATGGGCCAGACAGGACAGTATCAGAAATCTGTTGAGAAGTTTGGAAACATCGAGTACATGAGGTGTACTCCCGATAATGGATTTTTTCCTGATCTGTCCTCTACTAAGCGAACAGATATCATATTTTTCTGTTCACCAAACAATCCTACTGGTTCTGCTGCAACAAGGGAGCAACTGACACAACTTGTAAAGTTTGCCAAGGATAATGGTTCAATCATAGTCTATGATTCTGCATATGCCATGTATATGTCAGATGATAATCCACGCTCCATCTTTGAAATCCCTGGAGCTAAAGAT GTTGCACTTGAGACATCATCATTTAGTAAGTATGCCGGATTCACTGGAGTTCGTTTGGGGTGGACTGTGGTTCCAAAGCAGTTGCAGTATTCAGATGGTTTTCCAGTTGCCAAGGATTTCAACCGCATTGTTTGTACTTGCTTCAATGGTGCATCCACTATTGTCCAAGCTGGTGGTCTGGCTTGCCTTCAACCAGAGGGTCTTAAG GCTATGCACGGTGTGATAAATTTCTACAAAGAAAATACTAAGATCATAATGGAGACATTTAACTCTCTTGGCTTTAACGTGTATGGAGGGACGAATGCTCCATATGTGTGGGTTCACTTCCCCGGACAAAGCTCCTGGGATGTGTTTGCTGAGATCCTTGAGAAGACTCATGTGGTAACCACACCTGGAAGTGGCTTTGGACCTGGTGGTGAAGGTTTCATCAGGGTCAGTGCCTTTGGACACAGGGAAAATATATTAGAAGCATGCAAAAGATTCAAGCAATTATACAAGTGA
- the LOC101314326 gene encoding uncharacterized protein LOC101314326 has protein sequence MDLETENRIAAILMREAAELRRQAEKEGVHAYLQQPKARFKPNSRFLSATVRGVEQANKAVEVNEMWRIRQKELELDERLKGKMKDPSRSDRNPGNGNTARSDSKRHAAMDDYASATCSSSQRVDERCHSREESGLRDKELEEFLHSRVKRGRGAVGSRMDETGPYLPRSHSEEQVAGPSLLERRVYGPKKPSKKLCDSSEEELDNRKRSKKVSSGSSKKHKSKDKSKERKKRKRKEEKRSKYHD, from the exons ATGGATCTTGAGACAGAGAACAGAATAGCTGCGATTCTTATGAGAGAAGCAGCAGAATTGCGGCGCCAAGCTGAGAAGGAAGGTGTCCATGCGTATCTTCAACAACCTAAAGCAAGATTTAAGCCAAATTCACGGTTCCTCAGTGCTACTGTTCGTGGTGTTGAACAAG CAAATAAAGCTGTGGAAGTGAATGAAATGTGGCGAATCCGGCAGAAAGAGCTTGAATTGGATGAAAGGCTTAAAGGCAAGATGAAGGATCCAAGCAGAAGTGACAGGAATCCTGGAAATGGTAACACTGCTAGAAGCGATAGTAAGAGGCACGCTGCTATGGATGATTATGCTAGTGCTACTTGTTCATCAAGTCAAAGAGTAGATGAGAGATGTCATTCAAGGGAAGAGAGTGGATTAAGAGACAAAGAACTTGAAGAATTCTTACATTCAAG GGTCAAGCGTGGCAGAGGTGCTGTTGGGTCGAGGATGGATGAAACAGGTCCATATCTACCACGTTCACATTCTGAGGAACAGGTAGCCGGTCCCAGTCTACTAGAACGTCGTGTTTATGGACCAAAGAAGCCTTCAAAGAAGTTATGTGATTCTTCTGAAGAGGAGCTTGACAACAGGAAGAGATCGAAAAAGGTTTCTTCTGGGAGCTCAAAGAAACATAAATCCAAGGATAAGTCTAAAGAGCGGAAAAAAAGAAAGAGGAAAGAAGAGAAAAGAAGTAAATATCATGATTAA
- the LOC101314611 gene encoding DUF21 domain-containing protein At2g14520-like, translated as MAVEYECCSSAFFIHILVIVFLVLFAGLMSGLTLGLMSLSIVDLEVLAKSGKPKDRKHAEKILPVVRKQHLLLCTLLICNAAAMEALPIFLDGLVTAWGAILISVTLILLFGEIIPQSICTRYGLAIGAAVTPFVRVLLWVCFPIAYPISKLLDYLLGHGHVALFRRAELKTLVDFHGNEAGKGGELTHDETTIIAGALELSEKTASDAMTPIAETFAIDINDKLDRNLMNLIMEKGHSRVPVYYEEPTNIIGLVLVKNLLTVHPEDETPVKNVTIRKIPRVQETLPLYDILNEFQKGHSHMAIVVRRCNTAEQPDGNTADSPVKEVRVDIDGEKPLQEKTLKSKRSLNKWKSFPNSGHTSFKSGSRSKKWSKEMYSDILQIDDEALPRLPEEEVAVGIITMEDVIEELLQEEIFDETDHQYEES; from the exons ATGGCGGTGGAGTATGAGTGTTGCAGTAGCGCCTTCTTCATACACATACTGGTGATCGTGTTTCTGGTTTTGTTCGCGGGGCTAATGTCTGGGCTCACCTTGGGCCTCATGTCCCTCAGCATCGTCGATCTTGAGGTCTTGGCCAAGTCTGGGAAGCCCAAGGATCGCAAGCACGCCG AAAAGATCTTGCCAGTTGTCAGAAAGCAGCATCTGTTGCTTTGCACCCTGCTGATTTGCAATGCTGCTGCAATGGAG GCACTTCCCATTTTTCTGGATGGTCTGGTGACGGCTTGGGGTGCAATCCTAATTTCGGTGACACTGATTCTTCTGTTTGGAGAG ATTATACCACAATCTATCTGTACCCGATATGGTTTGGCGATAGGTGCAGCAGTGACTCCATTTGTCCGTGTTCTTCTGTGGGTCTGCTTTCCTATTGCATATCCAATTAGCAAG TTATTGGACTATCTTCTTGGCCACGGACATGTAGCTCTGTTTCGCAGAGCAGAGTTAAAAACACTTGTAGATTTTCATGGCAATGAG GCTGGGAAAGGTGGAGAATTGACACATGATGAGACCACCATTATTGCTGGAGCCCTTGAGCTCAGTGAGAAAACTGCTAGTGATGCCATGACGCCTATAGCTGAAACTTTTGCAATTGATATCAATGACAAGCTTGACAG GAATCTGATGAATTTGATAATGGAGAAAGGGCATAGTAGAGTGCCAGTGTACTATGAGGAGCCCACAAACATAATTGGACTTGTTCTG GTCAAAAATTTGTTGACTGTTCATCCAGAAGATGAAACACCTGTAAAGAATGTGACTATACGCAAGATTCCAAG GGTTCAAGAAACATTGCCCTTGTATGACATACTGAATGAATTTCAGAAAGGTCACAGTCACATGGCTATTGTTGTAAGACGGTGCAATACTGCGGAGCAACCTGATGGCAATACAGCTGACA GTCCAGTGAAAGAAGTGAGAGTGGACATTGATGGTGAAAAGCCTCTTCAGGAGAAGACTTTGAAGAGCAAAAGATCACTGAATAAATGGAAGAGTTTCCCTAACAGTGGGCATACTTCTTTCAAAAGCGGGTCTAGAAGCAAGAAATGGTCAAAGGAGATGTATTCAGACATCCTTCAGATAGATGATGAAGCACTCCCGAGGCTCCCCGAAGAGGAAGTGGCTGTTGGCATTATAACAATGGAAGACGTCATTGAAGAGCTTTTACAG GAGGAAATATTTGATGAAACTGATCATCAATACGAGGAGTCATAA